The DNA region ATTATCTTTGATCGGTTTCACATCCTTTTGCAAATGTAAATTATCCTGTAACGAAGTATTTTCATCTTTTAAAATGAAATTTTGGTTTGACTCTAAACTAAGATTTTGCTCTTTATTGCTTAAATTTTGTTCTTTCAAACTTATATTCAAATCTTTAATTCTTTGCTCTAAAATACTTATAGCTTGATCATTTTGAATACTTTCTTCTTCTATAGGTTTAAAAATACCAAAATGTTCATTTGTTATATTTTTATCAATAAAATCTATATTTATTTCTTGGTTTTCTTTGGTTTGAATAATAAAATCTGATTGATAATTAATATTTTGGGAATTTTTATACTTAATTAAAATTCCCACAAATAAAACTATACAGATTAAAAAAAATATAAGTACAATAAAAGATAATTTCTTTTTTGACAAGGCTTAATTCTTGTCTTTATCTACTAATTTTTTAGCACTAATCCAAGGCATCATAGCACGCAAATTACGCCCTGTTTTTTCTATTAAAGAATCATTCATATTTTTACGCTCTGCATGCATTCTTGAAAAACCTGCACGACGCTCCAAAATAAAATCTTTGGCAAAAACACCATTTTGTATATCTTTTAAAACCTTTCTCATAGCTTTTTTGGTTTCTTCTGTAATAATCTTTGGTCCTGTAATATAATCACCATATTCTGCAGTATTTGAAATAGAATAACGCATATCAGCAATCCCTCCTTGATAAATCAAATCTACAATGAGTTTCATTTCATGCAAACATTCAAAATAAGCCATTTCAGGTTCATAACCTGCTTCAACCAAAGTTTCAAATCCTGCCTGTATTAAAGCACTAAGTCCACCACAAAGCACAGCTTGTTCACCAAATAAATCAGTTTCTGTTTCAGCCTTAAAGCTTGTTTCTATAATACCTGTACGTCCTCCTCCAATAGCACTTGCATAACTTAAAGCTAAATTTTTAGCATTTTGGCTTTCATCTTGATAAATAGCGATTAAACAAGGGGTTCCACCACCTATAACAAATTCATTTCTTACTGTGTGCCCTGGTGCTTTGGGTGCAATCATAATCACATCAATACCCTTAGGAGCGACAATTTGTCCATAA from Campylobacter hepaticus includes:
- the ilvC gene encoding ketol-acid reductoisomerase: MAIRVFYDKDCDINLIKSKKVAIIGFGSQGHAHAMNLRDSGIDVIVGLRENGLSYTKAKNAGFDVMSVSEASKLADVIMILAPDEIQAEIFNLEIKPNLSEGKAIAFAHGFNIHYGQIVAPKGIDVIMIAPKAPGHTVRNEFVIGGGTPCLIAIYQDESQNAKNLALSYASAIGGGRTGIIETSFKAETETDLFGEQAVLCGGLSALIQAGFETLVEAGYEPEMAYFECLHEMKLIVDLIYQGGIADMRYSISNTAEYGDYITGPKIITEETKKAMRKVLKDIQNGVFAKDFILERRAGFSRMHAERKNMNDSLIEKTGRNLRAMMPWISAKKLVDKDKN